CCCTCACCGGCGTCGACGACGACGGGGTCGAGCTGGAGACGAGCAGGCAGCTCGCCCGCAAGGATCCCGGCGGCGGAGCCGACCACGACGACCTGACCGACGAGTTCACCCTCGACCGCGACGGCTCGGTCGCCTTCACGACACCCAGCCTCGACGGAGGTACGACGGTGACCGTCGCCGAGGGCTGAGGGCGGCCGGTCAGCCTTCGGCGAGGATCGCCAGCTGGCGCCCCTGCGCGATCAGCCGGCCCTGCTCGTCCCACAGCTCCACGTCCTCGTCGTGGTAGCCCGAGATCACGTGCCGGGTCACGACGTGCCCGAGCGCCCAGACCGTGTCCGGGCGCCGCCGGTAGTGCACGGTGAGCTGGATGGTGGCCGAGGCGAGGTGGCCGATCTCCGCCGTCACCGGCGGGAACGCGTCCACCATCGCGCCGGCGAGGAGTGCGTCGACGGGGCGCTCGTCGACGGCCCGGATCCAGCAGATCGACTCGGTGACGCCGGTGGGCCGGCCCTGCAGCCAGCCGGCGACGACCGGCGCGCGGTAGCTGTAGCGGTCGAGGATCGGCACCATCCCCTCCGGGATGAGCTCGCTGGCGTCGGCGCAGTCCTCCGGACGCGGGACGTCGGGCGCGGCGTGGGGTGTGTGCTCGACCGAGCCGACCGCGTCCCAGTCGTGGGTGCTGACCACGGCGTGCGCGATCTCCTTGCCGTCCTGGACGAGGACGGCGTCGTACGTCGAGACGCGGCGGCCCTTGCGCACCTCGCGGACCCGGATGTCGGCGGGACCGGCGGTGGCGGGCCGGAAGTAGGTGATCGAGATGCTCAGCGCGTCGGGGTGGGCCGACTCCAGGAGCACCGCGTGCTGCAGCAGCGCGAGGACGTAGCCGCCGTTGGGCGTCTGGTTGGCGGTGTTCCAGTCGGTCGTCAGCTGGACCCGGTGGACGCCGTCGCCCAGCGGCTCCGTGGCGACCGCGTCGTCGAGGAGGTGGCTCACCCGTCCATCGTGCCGGAGTACACGGACGACGACGACGTGG
Above is a genomic segment from Nocardioides aromaticivorans containing:
- a CDS encoding acyl-CoA thioesterase; amino-acid sequence: MSHLLDDAVATEPLGDGVHRVQLTTDWNTANQTPNGGYVLALLQHAVLLESAHPDALSISITYFRPATAGPADIRVREVRKGRRVSTYDAVLVQDGKEIAHAVVSTHDWDAVGSVEHTPHAAPDVPRPEDCADASELIPEGMVPILDRYSYRAPVVAGWLQGRPTGVTESICWIRAVDERPVDALLAGAMVDAFPPVTAEIGHLASATIQLTVHYRRRPDTVWALGHVVTRHVISGYHDEDVELWDEQGRLIAQGRQLAILAEG